From Penicillium digitatum chromosome 5, complete sequence, one genomic window encodes:
- a CDS encoding Dimeric alpha-beta barrel, which translates to MPVYHIVLFRLKPGVTPAQIATWKETCHGMVGKIPGLLSLKSGPPLPISIPRAHGFDMGLVAVLETAEHIATYAVHPAHLEVHKMREELCDETLAYDLEF; encoded by the exons ATGCCAGTTTATCACATCG TCCTCTTCCGCTTGAAGCCCGGCGTCACCCCGGCCCAGATAGCTACCTGGAAGGAGACATGTCATGGGATGGTGGGGAAGATTCCCG GACTGCTATCGCTGAAGAGTGGTCCCCCGCTGCCGATTTCGATTCCCCGTGCCCACGGCTTCGATATGGGACTGGTTGCTGTCTTGGAGACTGCTGAGCATATCGCTACCTATGCGGTGCACCCTGCTCATTTGGA GGTTCATAAGATGCGCGAGGAGCTGTGCGACGAGACTTTGGCCTATGATCTAGAGTTCTAA
- a CDS encoding Alcohol dehydrogenase superfamily, zinc-type, whose amino-acid sequence MMKALQLTKELEASLPILSLTNVPIPTAIPGFALVKIQYSCINPSDRFNSVGGFPKTTFPRIPGRDYSGTVIDLKNESDAIRSKWIGKTVYGTGGSEFGFKMDGPHAQYCLIPENMLIEKPDTISLVQAAAVGVPFTTALRCLTRAKTTTNDAVLVLGAGGAVGSSAVQVARAIGCKRIFTATRDKRDNPDILLEGDIAAELQSKIPSLTNNQGVNVVIDTIGNLDIMNAAIQALAVKGRYAWIAAPKGGGSTEISFDIFAAYRKEIELVGRNSGLATTEDTAEEMQTLTRFFEQNLIHPRPESLMTVVNLDDAIEKGYKASPSKNQTVLRMD is encoded by the coding sequence ATGATGAAGGCTTTGCAACTGACGAAAGAGCTCGAGGCTTCTCTGCCAATTCTTTCACTTACCAATGTCCCAATTCCGACTGCCATTCCTGGCTTCGCTCTCGTTAAAATCCAATACTCGTGCATTAATCCGTCGGATAGATTCAACAGTGTTGGTGGGTTCCCGAAGACAACCTTCCCCCGCATTCCTGGTCGCGACTATTCCGGCACGGTGATCGATCTGAAGAATGAGTCAGATGCCATACGCTCCAAATGGATCGGGAAAACCGTCTACGGAACTGGTGGTTCCGAATTCGGGTTCAAAATGGATGGCCCACACGCGCAATACTGCCTCATCCCCGAGAACATGCTAATCGAGAAGCCTGACACAATTTCTCTCGTTCAGGCTGCTGCAGTTGGGGTTCCTTTTACAACAGCTTTGCGGTGTCTCACCCGAGCAAAGACAACAACAAACGATGCCGTTCTTGTTCTAGGCGCCGGTGGGGCCGTGGGATCTTCCGCTGTTCAAGTCGCCCGAGCAATAGGGTGCAAGCGCATCTTCACTGCAACTCGAGACAAGCGCGACAATCCAGATATCCTATTGGAAGGAGACATCGCTGCAGAGCTTCAGAGCAAAATTCCATCACTCACAAACAATCAAGGCGTCAACGTGGTGATCGATACTATCGGAAATCTCGATATCATGAATGCTGCCATCCAGGCTTTAGCTGTCAAGGGTCGGTATGCATGGATTGCTGCGCCTAAAGGAGGGGGTTCCACTGAGATCAGTTTCGACATTTTCGCGGCCTATCGAAAGGAAATTGAACTTGTGGGCCGTAACTCTGGTCTTGCTACAACCGAAGATACTGCGGAAGAGATGCAAACTTTGACCCGTTTCTTTGAACAGAATTTGATTCACCCGCGACCTGAGTCTTTAATGACTGTGGTCAATTTGGATGATGCCATTGAGAAGGGATATAAGGCCTCTCCAAGTAAGAATCAGACTGTGTTGAGGATGGATTAG
- a CDS encoding Winged helix-turn-helix transcription repressor DNA-binding: MAEEQKTPVINTEAEKDVQNVLAELKEETATEQPAPDADEARIVAEAAKLGEKSEKAEEKAAESQTEKRETRSFQRDGRGGRGPRQNNAKFDPSTQEVTDDPVQIRKQVEFYFSDSNLPMDKFLLSKVGGSANNAVPLELLHSFKRMRRFQPFSAIVEALKTAENVELTENDTAVKRKVPLPESVDEHDSKAIKVFEDASMARSIYAKGFGFGAEEPTTQLDIEALFAPYGPTNAIRLRRTHNDKTFKGSIFVEFESEEKQKAFLALEKKPQWKGTDLEYKSKKEYCDEKVEEIKNGNVYPSNARNSGGRGGRGGRGGRGGRGGRGRGGGRGRGGRDGRDRNDRDGRDWRERRTEDQKNGFQAPREAQKDSRGVPVVQSTQKRPREDEGTNGGDHPAKKVDAKE, encoded by the exons ATGGCCGAAGAACAAAAGACCCCCGTTATCAACACCGAAGCTGAGAAGGATGTTCAGAACGTCCTCGCAGAGCTGAAAGAGGAAACTGCCACTGAACAACCTGCTCCGGATGCCGATGAGGCTCGCATTGTCGCCGAAGCTGCTAAGCTCGGAGAGAAGTCTGAGAAGGCCGAGGAGAAGGCTGCAGAGTCTCAGACCGAGAAGCGCGAGACCCGCAGTTTCCAGCGCGATGGCCGCGGTGGCCGTGGTCCTCGCCAGAACAACGCGAAGTTCGATCCCTCTACCCAGGAGGTGACTGATGACCCGGTGCAGATCCGCAAGCAG GTCGAATTCTACTTCTCCGATTCTAACCTTCCCATGGACAAGTTCCTGCTCTCCAAGGTTGGCGGCAGCGCCAACAACGCCGTGCCCCTTGAACTCCTTCACTCTTTCAAGCGCATGCGCCGCTTCCAACCCTTCAGCGCCATCGTTGAGGCCCTCAAGACCGCCGAGAACGTCGAGCTGACTGAAAACGACACCGCTGTTAAGCGCAAGGTCCCTCTGCCCGAGTCCGTAGACGAGCACGATTCCAAGGCCATCAAGGTCTTCGAAGATGCCTCCATGGCCCGCTCCATCTACGCCAAGGGCTTCGGCTTCGGCGCGGAAGAGCCCACCACACAGCTCGACATCGAGGCTCTTTTCGCCCCCTACGGTCCTACCAATGCCATCCGCCTGCGCCGCACTCACAACGACAAGACCTTCAAGGGCAGCATCTTTGTTGAGTTTGAGTCCGAGGAGAAGCAGAAGGCATTCCTCGCTCTGGAGAAGAAGCCCCAGTGGAAGGGCACTGATCTGGAATACAAGAGCAAGAAGGAGTATTGCGACGAGAAGGTCGAGGAGATCAAGAATGGCAACGTTTACCCCTCCAATGCTCGCAACAGCGGCGGCcgtggtggccgtggtggacGTGGCGGCCGTGGTGGTCGCGGCGGTCGTGGTCGTGGTGGTGgccgtggccgtggtggacGTGATGGCCGTGATCGCAATGACCGTGATGGTCGTGACTGGCGCGAACGCCGCACCGAGGACCAGAAGAATGGCTTCCAGGCTCCTCGTGAGGCTCAGAAGGACTCACG TGGTGTCCCCGTTGTGCAGAGCACCCAGAAGCGCCCCCGCGAGGATGAGGGTACCAACGGTGGTGACCACCCCGCCAAGAAGGTGGATGCCAAGGAATGA
- a CDS encoding Translation initiation factor SUI1, with amino-acid sequence MFKKKPTIKNLSPLRSSDRRKIADQIIKDYQIHVNSDTTNTDSSEPSTASAPALSLTSIRNALLPDNTQTARFTTTAGPELRELQGIVYIGTHPDGDERVLWFKLEHGPGADKRLYPTVYTLWQNPNLVPLLYTPEFVMGKLHGGADLMTPGLANEPPFPERAIKGAVVAVASLDRHTVPLFVGICEIDVSALGEVQGTKGHAVRGLHWEGDELWAWSSASLPGRPAPEYLEGWDEDKTEGVEEKMEELRIEDDEATIASGNTETLSNDPTASEEPVTEEEVPTTEEIDEAFLNAFVYALYKLKQDNPSATDHGLPLPITASALIANFTTPYLPVYTPQQALHYNIKKTSWKNVKKFMKHLDKSKLVKTKERNGQETVILDVDFGDHRVERFVPYRLPSPRALENNKTATPEGKKSVATDGSDPSVGQAITVQSLYRPSGKLVPTVFPALAASDTNNFYKYSEVSSHLDQYLESQNPPIIAKENRRIITLNPFLANTIFNSSSTEDKGTLARGKVTRDGLLKRLMDDKTLLSPYHAILKTGQTIADVKPKAGTAPKVHVTLEKRTGSKTVTKVMTLEVFGIIPSLLAQELQKKCAGSTSVTQAVGAPKGIMEVLVQGDQRKAIETALVRRGLKPQMIEVVDKTKKKK; translated from the exons ATGTTTAAAAAGAAACCTACG aTCAAAAACCTTTCTCCGCTACGATCTTCTGATCGCCGGAAGATTGCCGACCAAATTATCAAGGATTACCAGATTCACGTCAACTCAGACACCACCAACACAGACTCGTCTGAGCCCAGCACAGCATCTGCCCCCGCCTTAAGCCTTACATCGATTCGAAATGCCCTTCTACCCGATAACACCCAGACTGCTCGTTTCACCACCACTGCCGGTCCAGAGCTTCGCGAACTTCAAGGGATCGTGTACATTGGCACACATCCCGACGGCGATGAGCGAGTGCTATGGTTCAAGCTGGAACACGGCCCGGGGGCTGACAAACGACTATACCCCACAGTCTACACATTATGGCAGAACCCGAACTTAGTTCCCTTACTCTACACGCCGGAGTTTGTGATGGGGAAGCTCCATGGTGGAGCTGACCTTATGACACCGGGCCTCGCCAATGAACCTCCATTTCCCGAAAGGGCGATCAAGGGTGCCGTTGTCGCGGTCGCGAGTCTAGACAGACATACGGTGCCCCTTTTTGTAGGAATCTGTGAGATCGACGTTTCGGCATTGGGAGAGGTGCAAGGCACAAAAGGTCATGCGGTCCGTGGATTGCACTGGGAGGGTGATGAACTTTGGGCGTGGAGCTCTGCATCACTGCCGGGCCGTCCAGCTCCAGAGTATCTGGAGGGCTGGGATGAGGACAAAACTGAGGGTGTCGAGGAAAAAATGGAGGAATTGAGaatcgaggatgatgaggctACAATCGCCTCGGGGAACACTGAAACGCTAAGCAATGATCCAACCGCATCAGAAGAACCCGTCACCGAGGAAGAGGTGCCGACAACAGAGG AAATCGATGAGGCGTTTTTAAATGCTTTTGTCTACGCCCTGTACAAACTTAAGCAGGATAACCCATCAGCAACCGACCATGGCCTTCCACTGCCAATCACAGCTTCGGCATTGATAGCCAACTTCACTACTCCTTATCTTCCTGTGTACACCCCCCAACAAGCCCTGCATTACAACATCAAAAAAACCAGTTGGAAGAACGTCAAAAAGTTCATGAAACACCTAGACAAGTCGAAGCTTGTCAAGACCAAGGAACGCAACGGCCAGGAAACGGTTATTTTGGATGTTGACTTTGGAGACCATCGGGTCGAGCGATTTGTGCCATACAGACTACCTTCACCGCGTGCCTTGGAGAACAATAAGACGGCCACACCTGAGGGCAAAAAGTCAGTTGCTACTGATGGGTCCGACCCTTCGGTGGGCCAGGCGATCACGGTGCAAAGTCTATATCGGCCATCAGGAAAGCTGGTGCCCACTGTTTTCCCTGCCCTCGCTGCTAGCGACACCAATAACTTTTACAAATACTCCGAAGTGTCCAGTCACTTGGATCAATATCTCGAATCCCAAAATCCGCCGATCATTGCAAAAGAGAACCGGCGCATCATAACCCTCAACCCGTTCCTCGCCAACACCATCTTCAATTCATCATCAACCGAAGATAAAGGGACCCTTGCACGCGGCAAGGTCACTCGCGATGGTCTTTTAAAGCGATTGATGGATGATAAAACACTGCTCTCGCCGTATCATGCCATTTTAAAGACTGGTCAAACTATTGCAGACGTCAAGCCGAAAGCCGGTACCGCACCAAAAGTCCATGTCACCCTCGAGAAGCGGACAGGTTCCAAAACAGTTACCAAAGTCATGACTCTGGAAGTCTTTGGCATCATTCCTAGTCTATTGGCACAGGAGCTTCAGAAGAAGTGCGCCGGCAGCACGAGTGTCACACAAGCTGTTGGTGCCCCTAAGGGGATCATGGAAGTTTTGGTTCAAGGTGACCAGCGAAAAGCCATTGAGACGGCCCTTGTTCGCCGTGGATTGAAGCCACAGATGATCGAAGTTGTCGATAAgaccaagaagaaaaaatga
- a CDS encoding Endoglucanase, putative encodes MSVSKIAGVLLGSAAMVAGHGYVSGAVIDGTYHGGFIVNTYNYMQEVPPNIGWSEKATDLGFIDGSGYSSPDIICHKEATPGALSAEVKAGDKVELQWTMWPESHHGPVISYLANCNGDCSKVDKTTLKFFKIAEAGLIDDSNVPGKWASDELIANNNSVTVTIPSSIAAGNYVIRNEIIALHSAGELNGAQNYPQCLNLKVTGGGSDAPDGVLGTELYKATDPGIEINIYTTLDSYKIPGPALYIGATSDSSSGSATTATATTTSNSPTNSATITSTVSGQSARSSIPASSGDDSEPSASASDNDPPAPTVAASSESSSSPGEYSSYLSSLNAENLLENIRSTLKWLVSDKKVHARALAY; translated from the exons ATGTCTGTTTCAAAGATTGCTGGTGTCCTGCTTGGCTCAGCCGCTATGGTTGCTGGTCACGGTTACGTGTCGGGGGCTGTTATTGATGGCACGTACCATGGCGGCTTCATTGTGAACACGTACAACTACATGCAGGAGGTGCCTCCGAACATTGGGTGGTCTGAAAAGGCTACCGATCTCGGCTTCATCGATGGCAGTGGCTACTCTAGTCCCGACATCATCTGCCACAAGGAGGCGACCCCAGGTGCGCTTTCCGCCGAGGTCAAAGCCGGTGACAAGGTCGAGCTGCAGTGGACCATGTGGCCCGAGAGCCACCACGGCCCGGTCATCAGCTACCTGGCAAACTGCAATGGCGACTGCTCCAAGGTCGACAAGACTACCCTCAAATTCTTCAAAATTGCCGAAGCCGGTCTGATCGACGACAGCAATGTACCCGGGAAGTGGGCATCTGACGAGCTTATTGCCAACAACAACAGCGTTACTGTGACCATCCCCAGTTCCATCGCCGCTGGCAACTATGTTATCCGTAACGAAATTATTGCCTTGCACTCTGCCGGTGAGCTGAACGGTGCCCAGAACTACCCCCAGTGTCTCAACCTGAAGGTCACCGGTGGTGGCAGCGACGCTCCCGACGGCGTCCTCGGCACAGAGCTCTACAAGGCCACCGACCCAGGTATTGAGATCAACATCTACACTACGTTGGACTCCTACAAGATCCCTGGCCCCGCTCTGTACATCGGCGCCACATCCGATTCTTCATCCGGCTCCGCGACCACTGCTACTGCCACTACC ACTTCCAATTCTCCCACCAACAGCGCCACCATCACCTCCACCGTCAGTGGCCAGTCTGCCCGGAGCTCCATCCCTGCCTCCAGTGGTGACGATTCCGAGCCCAGTGCCAGTGCCAGTGACAATGATCCCCCTGCACCCACCGTTGCCGCCAGCTCCGAGTCTTCTTCCAGCCCCGGTGAATATTCCTCCTACCTCAGCTCCCTCAACGCCGAGAACCTCCTCGAGAATATCCGCTCGACCCTGAAGTGGCTTGTCTCTGACAAGAAGGTGCACGCCCGTGCCCTGGCTTACTGA